One Paraburkholderia sp. HP33-1 genomic region harbors:
- the otnK gene encoding 3-oxo-tetronate kinase: MTAQTNPALLGCIADDFTGATDLANMLVRGGMRTVQTIGVPASNETPNEALDADALVVALKSRTIPAADAVAQSLAALDWLRAQGCRQFFFKYCSTFDSTDAGNIGPVTDALLNALSGEFAERASFTIACPAFPENGRTIFRGHLFVGDALLNESGMENHPLTPMRDANLVRVLQRQTRSKVGLVRYDSVAQGDAAVRAAFDVLHADGVRIAIADAVSDADLHTLGAACADLALITGGSGVALGLPANFRRAGLLGEQANAAQLPRVEGLSAVLAGSASKATNAQVAAWCATRPAFRIDPLAAARGEDVVGEALEFAQQRFVHAEPALIYATASPDEVKTVQRELGVNEAGHLVEKTLASIARGLRERGVRKFVVAGGETSGAVVQALGVRMLRIGAQIDPGVPATATTDAQPLALALKSGNFGATDFFDKALRHLDGAAQ; this comes from the coding sequence ATGACGGCTCAAACGAACCCTGCGCTGCTCGGCTGCATCGCCGACGATTTCACCGGCGCCACCGATCTCGCCAACATGCTCGTGCGCGGCGGCATGCGCACGGTGCAGACGATCGGCGTGCCTGCATCGAACGAAACGCCGAACGAAGCGCTCGACGCCGACGCGCTCGTCGTCGCGCTGAAGTCGCGCACGATCCCCGCGGCCGACGCGGTCGCGCAATCGCTCGCCGCGCTCGACTGGCTGCGCGCACAAGGGTGCCGGCAGTTCTTCTTCAAGTACTGCTCGACGTTCGATTCGACCGATGCGGGCAACATCGGCCCGGTGACCGACGCGTTGCTGAATGCGCTGTCCGGCGAATTCGCCGAGCGCGCGTCGTTCACGATCGCCTGTCCCGCGTTTCCCGAGAACGGCCGCACGATTTTTCGCGGCCATCTGTTCGTCGGCGATGCGCTGCTCAACGAGTCGGGCATGGAAAACCATCCGCTGACGCCGATGCGCGACGCGAACCTCGTGCGCGTGCTGCAGCGGCAAACTCGATCGAAAGTCGGGCTCGTGCGTTATGACTCGGTCGCGCAAGGCGACGCGGCCGTGCGCGCCGCGTTCGACGTGCTGCACGCCGACGGCGTGCGTATCGCGATTGCCGATGCGGTGTCCGACGCCGATCTGCACACGCTCGGCGCGGCCTGCGCGGACCTCGCGTTGATCACCGGTGGCTCGGGCGTTGCGCTCGGTTTGCCGGCCAATTTCCGCCGCGCGGGTCTGCTCGGCGAGCAGGCCAATGCCGCGCAATTGCCGCGTGTCGAAGGCTTGTCGGCGGTGCTCGCGGGCAGCGCGTCGAAAGCGACCAACGCGCAGGTCGCCGCCTGGTGCGCGACGCGGCCTGCGTTCCGCATCGACCCGCTCGCGGCGGCGCGCGGCGAGGACGTCGTCGGCGAGGCGCTCGAGTTCGCGCAACAGCGCTTCGTGCACGCGGAGCCGGCGCTGATCTATGCGACCGCATCGCCCGACGAAGTGAAGACCGTGCAGCGCGAACTCGGCGTCAACGAGGCAGGGCATCTGGTGGAGAAGACGTTGGCGTCGATTGCACGCGGCTTGCGTGAGCGCGGCGTTCGCAAGTTCGTCGTCGCGGGCGGAGAGACGTCGGGTGCGGTTGTCCAGGCGCTAGGCGTGCGCATGCTGCGCATCGGCGCGCAGATCGATCCGGGCGTGCCGGCTACCGCGACGACCGACGCGCAGCCGCTCGCGCTCGCGCTGAAGTCCGGCAACTTCGGCGCGACCGACTTCTTCGACAAGGCACTGCGCCATCTCGACGGAGCCGCGCAATGA
- a CDS encoding copper-binding protein: MKTAAIGAALMLAAVAAAQPGRAQDDMASTAQAVLGATQPVHMTAEIVGIDAGDRALTLKGPGGNVVIVLVSQQAAGFDQLKIGDHIDVLYKNALLTKAEKVGGAGKGIRERIDRQSDTPASGGYESARQTDVLATVMKIDRKQRLVTLRGAHQTQTFEAAPDVDLSDVKVGDTLRAVFVSAAAVQVTPVGQ; this comes from the coding sequence ATGAAGACAGCGGCGATAGGCGCAGCGTTGATGCTCGCGGCAGTGGCCGCGGCCCAGCCGGGGCGCGCGCAGGACGACATGGCGAGCACCGCGCAAGCGGTGCTCGGCGCGACGCAGCCGGTGCACATGACGGCGGAGATCGTCGGCATCGATGCGGGCGACCGCGCGCTGACGCTGAAGGGCCCGGGCGGCAACGTCGTCATCGTGCTCGTTAGCCAGCAGGCCGCCGGTTTCGATCAGCTGAAGATCGGTGATCACATCGACGTGCTCTACAAGAATGCGCTGCTCACGAAGGCCGAGAAGGTCGGCGGCGCGGGCAAGGGGATTCGCGAGCGAATCGACAGGCAGAGCGATACACCGGCGTCGGGCGGCTACGAGTCGGCGCGGCAGACCGACGTGCTGGCGACGGTAATGAAGATCGATCGCAAGCAGCGGCTCGTGACGCTGCGCGGCGCGCATCAGACACAGACGTTCGAAGCCGCGCCGGATGTCGATCTGAGCGACGTCAAGGTCGGCGATACCTTGCGTGCGGTGTTCGTGTCGGCTGCCGCGGTGCAGGTGACGCCGGTGGGGCAGTGA
- the otnI gene encoding 2-oxo-tetronate isomerase, with product MPRFAANLTMMYNEHAFLDRFAAAARDGFNAVEFLFPYEFRAGELKARLDAHGLTQALFNAPPGDWHGGERGLASLPGREDEFRRSIDTALEYARVLGNRKLHVMAGLLAGDQPGDTQRRTQRDVYLNNLAYAARAAQTEQITVVIEPINTRDMPGYFLNRQDDAQAIRAEVGAPNLKVQFDCYHCQIVEGDLAMKLKRDMAGIGHIQIAGVPERHEPDIGELNYPYLFDLIDALGYDGYIGCEYRPRAATSAGLGWLKPYLAAGR from the coding sequence ATGCCTCGCTTCGCCGCCAATCTGACGATGATGTACAACGAGCACGCGTTCCTCGACCGTTTCGCCGCCGCCGCGCGCGACGGCTTCAACGCGGTCGAATTCCTGTTTCCCTACGAGTTCCGCGCGGGCGAGCTGAAGGCGCGGCTCGACGCGCATGGCCTCACGCAGGCGCTGTTCAATGCGCCGCCCGGCGACTGGCATGGCGGCGAGCGCGGCCTCGCGTCGTTGCCGGGCCGCGAGGACGAGTTCCGCCGCAGCATCGACACGGCGCTCGAGTACGCGCGCGTGCTCGGCAATCGCAAGCTGCATGTGATGGCCGGGTTGCTCGCCGGCGATCAACCCGGCGACACGCAGCGTCGAACCCAACGCGACGTGTATCTGAACAATCTCGCCTATGCCGCGCGGGCCGCTCAAACCGAACAGATCACGGTCGTCATCGAGCCGATCAACACGCGCGACATGCCCGGCTATTTCCTCAATCGACAGGACGACGCGCAGGCGATCCGCGCCGAAGTCGGCGCGCCGAATCTGAAGGTGCAGTTCGATTGCTATCACTGCCAGATCGTCGAGGGCGATCTCGCGATGAAGCTCAAACGCGATATGGCCGGCATCGGCCATATCCAGATCGCGGGTGTGCCGGAGCGGCACGAGCCCGACATCGGCGAGCTGAACTACCCGTACCTGTTCGATCTGATCGATGCGCTCGGCTACGACGGCTACATCGGCTGTGAATACCGGCCGCGCGCGGCGACGTCGGCGGGGCTCGGCTGGTTGAAGCCTTATCTCGCCGCAGGGCGCTGA
- a CDS encoding metal/formaldehyde-sensitive transcriptional repressor, with protein sequence MSHLSAHKDDLLKRVRRIAGQVQAIERSLESDADCEKVLHLVAATRGAMNGLLDEIVEAHAREHVAHPDLTASQRKKGVDALIEAIRRYSK encoded by the coding sequence ATGTCACATCTGAGCGCACACAAGGACGACTTATTGAAGCGCGTTCGCCGCATCGCTGGCCAGGTTCAGGCTATCGAGCGTTCACTGGAGTCGGACGCCGATTGCGAAAAAGTTCTGCATCTGGTTGCCGCGACACGCGGCGCGATGAACGGCCTGCTCGACGAGATCGTCGAGGCACACGCGCGCGAACACGTCGCGCATCCCGACCTGACGGCGAGCCAGCGCAAGAAGGGAGTAGACGCATTAATCGAGGCGATCCGCCGCTATTCCAAGTAG
- the otnC gene encoding 3-oxo-tetronate 4-phosphate decarboxylase has translation MSGTPALHTSTEARVREEICVVGASLYQRGYTVGTAGNISARLDDGWLITPTDACLGRLDPAEIAKVDADGHAVSGGKPSKTLALHRGIYARNDDARGIVHTHSTHLVALTLAGVWNEADVLPPITPYYVMKVGHVPLIRYRRPGDPQVAAQIAALADRVRAVLLERLGPVVWERSVAQASYVLEELEETARLWLMTNPRPEPLDAAAIEELRAAFGARW, from the coding sequence ATGAGCGGCACGCCGGCATTACACACCTCCACCGAAGCGCGCGTGCGCGAGGAAATCTGCGTGGTGGGCGCGAGTCTGTATCAGCGCGGCTATACGGTCGGCACGGCCGGCAACATCAGCGCGCGGCTCGACGACGGCTGGTTGATCACGCCGACCGACGCTTGCCTCGGCCGCCTCGATCCCGCCGAGATAGCGAAGGTTGACGCGGATGGCCACGCGGTGTCGGGTGGCAAGCCATCGAAAACGCTCGCGCTGCATCGCGGCATCTATGCGCGCAACGACGACGCGCGCGGCATCGTCCATACCCATTCGACGCATCTGGTCGCATTGACGCTCGCGGGTGTTTGGAACGAAGCGGACGTGTTACCCCCGATCACTCCGTACTACGTGATGAAAGTGGGACATGTACCGCTGATTCGTTACCGACGCCCAGGCGATCCGCAAGTGGCCGCACAGATCGCCGCGCTGGCCGATCGCGTGCGCGCGGTGTTGCTCGAACGTTTGGGGCCGGTGGTGTGGGAGCGCTCGGTCGCGCAGGCGTCGTATGTGCTCGAAGAACTCGAGGAGACCGCGCGCCTGTGGCTGATGACGAATCCGCGGCCCGAGCCGCTCGATGCCGCCGCGATCGAAGAACTACGTGCCGCGTTCGGCGCGCGCTGGTAG
- a CDS encoding M20 aminoacylase family protein — protein sequence MNEIPRLTEVSDLEPAAASLREIRHHIHHHPELAYEEVQTAALVADKLEQWGWQVTRGVGKTGVVGTLKVGDGKRSIGIRADMDALPIIEQTGLPYASGTHGKMHACGHDGHTTILLGAAQRLAATRNFSGTVHLYFQPAEESGIDSGAQKMINDGLFERFPCDAVFGLHNHPGAEPGVLLFRKGPFMSAGDKAIITIEGVGGHAARPHLTVDPVVVAASIVMALQTIVARNVDPAQPAVVTVGSMHAGTANNVISSSARLELSVRSFSPEVRAMLKKRITELAGTQAASYGGKAHVEYVEGYPVVINTDAETDFAVQVARELLGDDKVVEQADILMGSEDFAFMLQKRPGTFLRLGNGVGEDGCMVHNPRYDFNDRSLPIGAAFWARLVERYLPR from the coding sequence ATGAACGAGATCCCGCGTTTGACCGAAGTGTCCGATCTGGAACCCGCCGCCGCGAGCCTGCGCGAAATTCGCCATCACATTCACCACCATCCCGAGCTCGCGTACGAGGAAGTGCAGACCGCGGCGCTCGTCGCCGACAAGCTCGAACAGTGGGGCTGGCAGGTCACGCGCGGGGTCGGCAAGACAGGGGTGGTCGGCACGCTGAAAGTGGGCGACGGCAAGCGCAGCATCGGCATTCGCGCGGACATGGACGCGCTGCCGATCATCGAGCAAACCGGCTTGCCTTACGCGAGCGGCACGCACGGCAAGATGCATGCGTGCGGCCACGACGGCCACACGACGATCCTGCTCGGTGCCGCGCAACGGCTCGCGGCCACGCGCAACTTCTCGGGCACCGTGCATCTGTATTTCCAGCCGGCCGAGGAAAGCGGCATCGACAGCGGCGCGCAGAAGATGATCAACGACGGCCTGTTCGAGCGCTTCCCGTGCGACGCCGTGTTCGGCCTGCACAACCATCCGGGCGCGGAGCCGGGCGTGCTGCTGTTCCGCAAGGGGCCGTTCATGTCGGCGGGCGACAAGGCGATCATCACGATCGAAGGCGTCGGCGGTCATGCGGCGCGTCCGCATCTGACCGTCGATCCGGTCGTGGTCGCCGCGAGCATCGTGATGGCGCTGCAGACGATCGTCGCGCGCAACGTCGATCCGGCGCAGCCAGCCGTCGTGACTGTCGGCTCGATGCACGCGGGCACCGCGAACAATGTGATATCGAGCAGCGCGCGGCTCGAGCTGAGCGTGCGCTCGTTCAGCCCCGAGGTACGCGCGATGCTGAAGAAGCGCATCACCGAGCTGGCCGGGACGCAGGCCGCCAGCTATGGCGGCAAGGCGCACGTCGAGTACGTCGAAGGCTATCCGGTCGTCATCAATACGGATGCCGAAACGGACTTCGCGGTGCAGGTCGCGCGCGAACTGCTCGGCGACGACAAGGTGGTCGAGCAGGCCGACATCCTGATGGGCAGTGAGGACTTCGCGTTCATGCTGCAGAAGCGTCCGGGCACGTTCCTGCGCCTCGGCAATGGCGTCGGCGAGGACGGCTGCATGGTGCACAACCCGCGCTACGACTTCAACGACCGCAGCCTGCCGATCGGTGCGGCGTTCTGGGCGCGCCTGGTGGAGCGTTATCTGCCGCGGTGA
- a CDS encoding FadR/GntR family transcriptional regulator — MFDKIPARALSDTVAQQLLKQIDKGTFARGARLPTEAVLAQQFGVSRTVIREALSRLKNEGVVEPRQGSGVFVAGHGAIRPLRIDYAEAVEPGSVVQILALRRAIEAEVAAEAAMRRSDTDMAAIDAALARIERAVADGEDGVAEDVAFHRAIAVATGNPYFLKTLTFLNQYLEAGTVVTRRNEALREDFSRQVREEHAAIAAAIRSGDPMAARNAAQTHLYNAARRLAEAGIV, encoded by the coding sequence ATGTTCGACAAGATTCCCGCCCGCGCGTTGAGCGACACTGTCGCGCAGCAACTGCTCAAGCAGATCGACAAGGGCACCTTCGCGCGCGGCGCCAGGCTGCCGACCGAAGCCGTGCTCGCGCAACAGTTCGGCGTGAGCCGCACGGTGATTCGCGAGGCGCTGTCGCGGCTGAAGAACGAGGGCGTGGTCGAGCCGCGCCAGGGCAGTGGCGTATTCGTCGCCGGACACGGCGCGATCCGCCCGTTGCGGATCGACTACGCGGAAGCGGTCGAACCGGGCTCGGTCGTGCAGATCCTTGCGCTGCGCCGTGCGATCGAGGCGGAGGTTGCGGCCGAAGCCGCGATGCGCCGCAGCGATACCGACATGGCCGCGATCGACGCCGCGCTCGCGCGCATCGAGCGCGCGGTCGCCGACGGCGAAGACGGCGTCGCCGAAGACGTCGCGTTCCATCGCGCGATTGCGGTGGCAACCGGCAATCCGTATTTCCTCAAGACGCTTACGTTTCTCAATCAGTACCTTGAAGCGGGCACGGTCGTCACGCGTCGCAACGAGGCGCTGCGCGAGGACTTCTCGCGGCAGGTGCGCGAGGAGCACGCGGCGATCGCCGCGGCGATTCGCTCGGGCGATCCGATGGCGGCGCGCAATGCCGCGCAGACGCATCTGTATAACGCGGCGCGGCGGCTTGCCGAGGCGGGCATCGTCTGA
- the ltnD gene encoding L-threonate dehydrogenase — protein sequence MSRNVGVIGLGAMGLGVARSLLRAGFRVHACDLRRDVLQAFVDEGGVGCATPAELGAQCEVVITLVVNAAQTEAVLFGERGGDGALAAMKAGGVVIASATVAPDFASDLGKRVEAAGLQMLDAPVSGGAARAASGEMTMMTSGPAAAYAACEDVLAAIAGKVYRLGAAHGAGSKVKIINQLLAGVHIAAAAEALALGLREGVDPDALYDVITHSAGNSWMFENRVPHILAGDYTPLSAVDIFVKDLGLVLDTARRTKFPLPLSAAAHQMFMMASTAGHGGEDDSAVVKIFPGIELPAKR from the coding sequence ATGTCGAGAAATGTCGGTGTCATTGGTCTGGGGGCGATGGGGCTTGGCGTCGCGCGCTCGCTGTTGCGCGCGGGCTTCAGGGTCCACGCGTGCGACTTGCGGCGCGACGTGCTGCAGGCGTTCGTCGATGAAGGCGGCGTCGGCTGTGCGACGCCCGCCGAGCTTGGCGCGCAGTGCGAGGTCGTGATCACGCTGGTCGTGAATGCCGCGCAAACCGAGGCCGTGCTGTTCGGCGAGCGAGGCGGCGATGGCGCGCTCGCGGCGATGAAAGCGGGCGGCGTCGTGATCGCGAGCGCCACGGTCGCGCCGGACTTTGCGAGCGATCTCGGCAAGCGCGTCGAGGCGGCCGGATTGCAGATGCTCGATGCGCCGGTGTCGGGCGGCGCGGCGCGTGCCGCGTCGGGCGAAATGACGATGATGACGTCCGGGCCCGCGGCCGCTTACGCCGCGTGCGAGGACGTGCTCGCCGCGATCGCCGGCAAGGTCTATCGGCTCGGCGCCGCGCATGGCGCGGGCTCGAAGGTGAAGATCATCAACCAGCTGCTGGCCGGCGTGCATATTGCCGCAGCCGCCGAGGCGCTGGCACTCGGCTTGCGCGAAGGCGTCGACCCGGACGCGCTATACGACGTGATCACGCACAGCGCGGGCAATTCGTGGATGTTCGAGAACCGCGTGCCGCATATTCTCGCGGGCGACTACACGCCGCTGTCGGCGGTCGATATTTTCGTGAAGGACCTCGGGCTCGTGCTCGATACCGCGCGTCGCACGAAGTTTCCGCTGCCGCTGTCGGCGGCAGCCCATCAGATGTTCATGATGGCGTCGACGGCGGGCCACGGCGGCGAAGACGACTCGGCGGTCGTGAAGATTTTCCCCGGCATCGAACTGCCGGCGAAGCGATAG
- a CDS encoding IclR family transcriptional regulator, protein MSKALPPSSVAPVIAEPAREKPGDSYVQSFARGLAVIRAFDATRPEQTLTDVAAATGLTRAGARRILLTLQTLGYVEAEGRLFRLTPKILDLGFAYLTSMPFWNLAEPVMESLSAQVHESCSAAVLDRTEIVYVLRVPTHKIMTINLSIGSRLPAYCTSMGRVLLASLDDETLDATLNSSPLYAHTPRTVTDKDELKKLIAQVRRQGWAIVDQELEGGLISLSAPIRNRQGRVIAAMNISGNAQRNSAKQMVKAFLEPLQQAAQTVSQMVARRG, encoded by the coding sequence ATGAGCAAAGCCCTGCCGCCGTCTTCCGTCGCGCCCGTCATCGCCGAACCGGCCCGGGAGAAACCGGGCGACTCGTACGTGCAGTCGTTCGCGCGCGGCCTCGCGGTCATCCGCGCGTTCGACGCGACGCGCCCCGAACAGACGCTCACCGACGTCGCCGCGGCGACCGGCCTGACGCGCGCCGGCGCGCGCCGGATTCTGCTGACACTGCAAACGCTCGGCTACGTGGAGGCCGAGGGGCGCCTCTTCCGTCTGACGCCGAAGATTCTCGATCTCGGCTTCGCATACCTGACCTCGATGCCGTTCTGGAATCTCGCCGAACCCGTCATGGAGAGTCTGTCGGCGCAGGTGCACGAAAGCTGCTCGGCGGCCGTGCTCGATCGCACCGAGATCGTCTACGTGCTGCGCGTGCCGACCCACAAGATCATGACGATCAACCTGTCGATCGGCAGCCGCCTGCCCGCGTACTGCACGTCGATGGGGCGCGTGCTGCTCGCCTCGCTCGACGACGAGACGCTCGACGCGACGCTGAACTCGTCGCCGCTCTACGCGCACACGCCGCGCACCGTCACCGACAAGGACGAGTTGAAGAAGCTGATCGCGCAGGTGCGTCGCCAGGGGTGGGCGATCGTCGATCAGGAGCTCGAAGGCGGTTTGATTTCGCTGTCCGCGCCGATCCGCAATCGCCAGGGCCGCGTGATCGCCGCGATGAACATCAGCGGCAACGCGCAGCGCAATTCGGCCAAGCAGATGGTGAAGGCGTTTCTGGAACCGCTGCAGCAGGCCGCGCAGACGGTCTCGCAGATGGTCGCGCGGCGGGGCTGA
- the dmeF gene encoding CDF family Co(II)/Ni(II) efflux transporter DmeF, with product MTDNMIRTHEHSFLGSSHDENARRTRSVVALTLAMMIGEIAAGYMTGSMALLADGFHMATHAGALGIAALAYAFAKRNSGNRAFSFGTGKVGELAGFASALILALVSLGIGIESAFRLVHPTGVAFGQAAVIAAIGLVVNIVSAMLLSGSHAEHGHHDHDHGHHHHHHHGHAHGSDNNLRSAYVHVLADALTSVLAIVALLAGRYLGWIWLDPLMGIVGSIVIARWAWTLMRDTGGVLLDKTDEHVADEIREILNSHGDAEIADLHVWQIGPQARAAIVSVRTHGGVTAEAIRARLAPVHEVMHLTVEAAS from the coding sequence ATGACTGACAACATGATCCGCACCCACGAGCACTCGTTTCTCGGCAGCTCGCACGACGAAAACGCGCGCCGGACCCGTTCCGTCGTCGCGCTGACCCTTGCCATGATGATCGGCGAGATCGCGGCCGGTTACATGACCGGCTCGATGGCGCTGCTCGCCGATGGCTTCCACATGGCGACGCACGCTGGCGCGCTCGGGATCGCGGCGCTTGCGTACGCGTTCGCGAAACGCAACTCGGGCAACCGCGCTTTCAGCTTCGGAACCGGAAAAGTGGGCGAGCTTGCTGGCTTTGCTTCGGCGTTGATTCTTGCGCTGGTGTCGCTTGGTATCGGCATCGAATCGGCGTTCCGGCTCGTTCATCCTACCGGCGTGGCGTTCGGGCAGGCAGCAGTGATTGCGGCGATCGGGCTGGTCGTGAACATCGTCAGCGCGATGCTGCTGTCGGGCAGTCATGCGGAACATGGACATCACGATCACGATCACGGCCATCACCATCATCACCATCACGGCCACGCGCACGGATCCGACAATAATCTGCGCTCCGCCTATGTGCACGTGCTCGCCGATGCGCTGACCTCGGTGCTGGCAATCGTGGCTCTGCTGGCCGGCCGCTATCTCGGGTGGATCTGGCTCGACCCGCTGATGGGCATCGTCGGGTCGATCGTCATCGCGCGCTGGGCGTGGACGCTGATGCGCGACACGGGCGGCGTGCTGCTCGATAAAACCGACGAGCACGTTGCCGACGAGATCCGCGAAATCCTGAATTCGCACGGCGACGCCGAGATTGCCGACCTGCACGTCTGGCAGATCGGCCCGCAGGCGCGAGCGGCTATCGTCAGCGTGCGCACACACGGCGGCGTCACGGCCGAGGCGATCCGCGCGCGGCTCGCGCCGGTGCATGAGGTCATGCATCTGACAGTCGAAGCGGCGTCATAA
- the pcaF gene encoding 3-oxoadipyl-CoA thiolase, producing the protein MTEAFLCDAIRTPIGRYAGSLSSVRADDLGAVPLKALMERNKNVDWTAIDDVIYGCANQAGDDNRNVARMSLLLAGLPKDVPGSTVNRLCGSGMDAVGIAARAIKSGEAALMIAGGVESMSRAPFVMPKATSAFSRQNEVYDTTIGWRFVNPLMKKLYGVDSMPETGENVATDYNISRADQDAFAVRSQQKAARAQRDGTLAQEIVGVTIAQKKGDPITVTQDEHPRETSLETLAKLKGVVRPDGTVTAGNASGVNDGAAALLLANEETAKRFGLTPRARVLGVATAGVEPRVMGIGPAPATQKLLARLGMTIDQFDVIELNEAFASQGIAVLRALGVADDDPRVNPNGGAIALGHPLGMSGARLVTTATYQLQRTQGRFALCTMCIGVGQGIAIAIERV; encoded by the coding sequence ATGACCGAAGCATTCCTGTGCGATGCGATTCGCACCCCCATTGGCCGCTATGCGGGTTCGCTGTCGTCGGTGCGCGCCGACGACCTCGGCGCAGTGCCGCTCAAGGCGCTGATGGAGCGCAACAAGAACGTCGACTGGACCGCGATCGACGACGTGATCTACGGCTGCGCGAACCAGGCCGGTGACGACAACCGCAACGTCGCGCGCATGTCGCTGCTGCTCGCGGGTCTGCCGAAGGACGTGCCGGGTTCGACGGTCAACCGTCTGTGCGGCTCGGGCATGGATGCGGTCGGCATCGCGGCCCGCGCGATCAAGTCGGGCGAGGCCGCGCTGATGATCGCGGGCGGCGTCGAAAGCATGAGCCGCGCACCGTTCGTGATGCCCAAGGCGACCAGCGCGTTCTCGCGTCAGAACGAGGTGTACGACACGACGATCGGCTGGCGCTTCGTCAACCCGCTGATGAAGAAGCTGTACGGCGTCGACTCGATGCCGGAAACCGGCGAAAACGTCGCGACCGACTACAACATCAGCCGCGCCGACCAGGACGCGTTCGCGGTGCGCAGCCAGCAGAAGGCCGCGCGCGCGCAACGCGACGGCACGCTCGCGCAGGAAATCGTCGGCGTGACGATCGCGCAAAAGAAGGGCGACCCGATCACGGTCACGCAGGACGAGCATCCGCGCGAAACGAGCCTCGAAACGCTCGCGAAGCTGAAGGGCGTCGTGCGTCCGGACGGCACGGTCACGGCCGGTAACGCGTCGGGCGTGAACGACGGCGCGGCCGCGCTGCTGCTCGCCAACGAAGAAACCGCGAAGCGCTTCGGCCTCACGCCGCGCGCCCGCGTGCTCGGCGTGGCCACCGCCGGCGTCGAACCGCGCGTGATGGGCATCGGCCCGGCGCCCGCCACGCAGAAGCTGCTCGCGCGTCTGGGCATGACGATCGACCAGTTCGACGTGATCGAGCTGAACGAGGCGTTCGCGTCGCAAGGCATCGCGGTGCTGCGCGCCCTCGGCGTTGCGGACGACGATCCCCGCGTGAACCCGAACGGCGGCGCGATCGCGCTCGGCCACCCGCTCGGCATGAGCGGTGCGCGTCTGGTGACGACCGCGACGTATCAGCTGCAACGCACGCAGGGCCGCTTCGCGCTGTGCACGATGTGTATCGGCGTCGGCCAGGGTATCGCGATCGCGATCGAGCGCGTGTGA
- the denD gene encoding D-erythronate dehydrogenase codes for MKVLITGGAGFLGQRLARELLARGTLKDARGASQAITELLLLDVVRAHDFGDARVRTEVGDIAERSVLERAIDAQTSAIFHLAAIVSGQAEADFDLGMRINLDASRLLLEVCRQRGHQPRVVFTSSVAVYGGDLPAVVQDHTALNPQSSYGAQKAIAELLLNDYSRRGFVDGRVLRLPTISVRPGRPNAAASSFASGIIREPLNGEEAVCPVAGSTRLWLLSPRKAIESLIAGLELDGAALGKQRVLNLPGLSVSVDEMIAALREVAGEAVASRIVRQPDERIEKIVGSWPGAWDTSRAERLGLAGERSFADVIRGYIADEGIEVR; via the coding sequence ATGAAAGTACTGATCACCGGCGGCGCCGGCTTTCTCGGCCAGCGCCTCGCGCGCGAACTGCTCGCGCGAGGCACGCTGAAGGATGCGCGCGGCGCGTCGCAGGCGATTACCGAACTGCTGCTGCTCGACGTCGTGCGTGCCCACGATTTCGGCGATGCGCGCGTGCGCACCGAAGTCGGCGATATCGCGGAGCGCAGCGTGCTCGAACGCGCCATCGACGCTCAAACTTCGGCGATCTTTCATCTGGCCGCCATCGTCAGTGGTCAGGCCGAGGCGGACTTCGATCTCGGCATGCGCATCAATCTCGATGCGTCGCGGCTGCTGCTCGAAGTCTGCCGCCAGCGCGGGCACCAGCCGCGCGTCGTGTTCACCAGCTCGGTCGCGGTCTATGGCGGTGATCTGCCCGCCGTCGTGCAGGACCACACCGCGCTCAATCCGCAGTCGTCATATGGCGCGCAAAAGGCGATCGCGGAGTTGCTGCTCAACGATTATTCGCGGCGTGGTTTCGTCGACGGCCGCGTGCTGCGGCTGCCGACCATCAGCGTGCGGCCGGGGCGGCCGAATGCGGCGGCGTCGTCGTTTGCGAGCGGCATCATCCGCGAGCCGCTCAATGGCGAGGAGGCCGTGTGTCCGGTCGCCGGTTCGACGCGGCTGTGGCTGCTGTCGCCGCGCAAGGCGATCGAAAGCCTGATCGCAGGCCTCGAACTCGATGGCGCCGCGCTCGGCAAGCAGCGCGTGCTGAATCTGCCGGGCCTGTCGGTCAGCGTCGACGAGATGATCGCGGCACTGCGCGAGGTCGCGGGCGAGGCGGTGGCGAGCCGCATCGTGCGACAGCCCGACGAGCGCATCGAGAAGATCGTCGGCAGCTGGCCGGGTGCGTGGGATACGTCGCGCGCGGAACGGCTCGGGCTCGCGGGCGAGCGCAGTTTTGCGGACGTGATCCGTGGCTACATCGCCGATGAAGGCATCGAAGTTCGCTGA